Proteins co-encoded in one Halorussus vallis genomic window:
- a CDS encoding alpha/beta fold hydrolase, with amino-acid sequence MAEATPPDTGGELETVTSVDGTEIAFERTGSGPPLVLVAGGGANDHTRWELAGVRPTFAEHCTVYAIDGRGLGASGDADEYELEREFEDVAAVVESINEPAVLLGHSSGALIALEAALRTDNLRKLVLYEPPIPVSNHYPDVGDAVAKMEALMDEGQHEQVLILFLREVANIPPDEIDALREAPNWRSRVDGAFTIPRAIRGISEYEFDAARFTDMTTPTLLLAGSESQPFTHAATEALDKALPNPQIVTFEGHGHDLPAPDAQGRRR; translated from the coding sequence ATGGCAGAAGCAACACCACCAGACACAGGTGGGGAACTGGAAACAGTCACGTCCGTAGACGGGACTGAGATTGCCTTCGAACGGACGGGGAGCGGGCCACCGCTCGTGCTCGTCGCTGGGGGCGGCGCGAACGATCATACTCGGTGGGAACTGGCTGGCGTCCGTCCCACCTTCGCAGAACACTGCACCGTCTATGCGATTGACGGGCGCGGACTCGGCGCGAGTGGCGACGCTGACGAGTATGAACTAGAACGCGAGTTCGAGGACGTGGCAGCCGTCGTCGAGTCGATCAACGAACCCGCCGTCCTACTTGGGCATTCGAGTGGCGCCCTGATAGCGTTAGAGGCAGCGCTGCGAACCGACAATCTCCGTAAACTCGTCCTGTACGAACCGCCAATACCGGTTAGTAACCACTACCCCGACGTTGGAGATGCAGTCGCTAAAATGGAGGCACTGATGGACGAGGGACAGCACGAACAGGTGCTCATCCTGTTTCTGCGGGAAGTCGCTAACATCCCGCCCGACGAAATCGATGCGCTCCGTGAAGCCCCGAACTGGCGGAGTCGAGTGGACGGGGCCTTCACAATCCCCCGTGCGATTCGAGGAATAAGCGAATACGAGTTCGACGCTGCTCGATTCACAGACATGACCACGCCGACGTTGCTGTTGGCCGGCAGCGAGAGCCAGCCATTCACCCATGCCGCCACGGAAGCACTCGACAAGGCACTCCCGAACCCCCAGATCGTCACGTTCGAGGGGCATGGACATGACCTGCCAGCTCCGGATGCTCAAGGACGGAGACGCTAA
- a CDS encoding alcohol dehydrogenase catalytic domain-containing protein encodes MRAAAFTELTGPEGVSIIDQPTPEPGAGQAIVDVEACAINRHDLWILEGDSAMVDADDLPFVSGLDVAGTVRAVGDDVTEVELGERVVLCPNETCGVCRFCREGPENRCEYYSLDHGGLAETARVEADRLITLPESVETTTAAALPTAYMTAYHMLRQANVGPNDLVFIPGATGGVGVASVQLAGIFGARTIGTSSSADKLEEVEALGLDHAIQGTDSDALRRAVSDIGTPDSVINHLGGQYTDLGLDVLRRGGHMVVCGRTAGSRSEIDIPDLFLGHKRIIGSTMGTQADLQTLVELVDAGDLTPTIDETYPLEETADAFTAMQNRESVGKLIVTN; translated from the coding sequence ATGCGTGCTGCAGCCTTCACCGAACTCACTGGCCCCGAGGGAGTCTCGATCATCGACCAACCGACGCCCGAACCAGGTGCTGGACAAGCAATCGTTGACGTCGAAGCGTGCGCCATCAATCGCCACGACCTCTGGATCCTCGAAGGCGACTCCGCGATGGTCGATGCGGACGACCTCCCATTCGTGAGTGGCCTCGACGTAGCCGGGACGGTCCGCGCCGTCGGTGATGACGTGACCGAGGTCGAACTCGGGGAGCGAGTCGTTCTATGCCCGAACGAAACCTGCGGAGTCTGTCGGTTCTGCCGTGAAGGCCCTGAGAACCGCTGTGAGTACTACTCGCTCGATCATGGCGGCTTGGCAGAGACAGCTCGGGTCGAGGCGGACCGACTCATCACGCTTCCGGAGTCTGTCGAGACGACGACTGCGGCCGCCCTCCCGACCGCATACATGACCGCCTATCATATGCTCCGGCAGGCGAACGTCGGTCCAAACGACCTCGTCTTCATTCCGGGCGCGACAGGCGGTGTCGGTGTCGCGAGCGTCCAGCTTGCCGGTATCTTCGGTGCGAGAACCATCGGTACGTCTTCGTCAGCGGACAAACTCGAGGAGGTCGAGGCGTTGGGCCTCGATCATGCGATTCAAGGGACAGATTCCGATGCCCTCCGTCGTGCGGTGAGTGATATCGGGACACCGGATTCCGTGATTAACCACCTCGGTGGCCAGTACACCGACCTCGGACTCGACGTCCTTCGACGGGGTGGACACATGGTCGTCTGTGGCCGAACTGCGGGAAGCCGCTCTGAAATCGATATTCCGGACCTGTTCTTGGGCCACAAGCGAATCATTGGCAGTACGATGGGGACGCAGGCAGACCTCCAGACACTAGTTGAGCTCGTCGACGCCGGCGACCTGACTCCCACAATCGACGAGACGTATCCTCTTGAGGAAACCGCAGACGCGTTCACGGCGATGCAGAACCGCGAGAGCGTTGGGAAGCTCATCGTGACGAACTGA
- a CDS encoding arsenite methyltransferase, which yields MSENTSTTDRDGERLTASEQRTAVRERYKQIATESSSCCGDTESCGDSPDERSEQVGYAADDLDAVSAGANLGLGCGNPTAIASLTEGETVLDLGSGGGFDCFLAAREVGTDGRVIGVDMTPEMVEKARGNIETNDATNVEFRLGEIEHLPVADESVDVILSNCVVNLSPDKPQVFDEAARVLRPGGRLAISDVVQTTEFPATLQADPTSVAACVGGASTIPALEAMLRDAGFTGVSIEPKADSDEFIREWDDDRDLSDYLIAATITGEKPAPNSESALGSESE from the coding sequence ATGAGTGAAAACACATCGACCACCGACCGGGATGGTGAACGGCTCACAGCCTCCGAACAGCGTACCGCCGTGCGCGAGCGGTACAAACAGATTGCCACGGAATCCTCGTCGTGCTGCGGTGACACCGAATCCTGTGGGGATTCGCCTGATGAACGCTCAGAGCAGGTCGGCTATGCCGCCGACGACCTCGATGCCGTCAGCGCAGGAGCGAACCTGGGCCTCGGCTGTGGCAATCCGACCGCGATTGCTAGCCTTACAGAGGGAGAAACCGTCTTGGACCTCGGTTCCGGTGGTGGGTTCGATTGCTTCCTCGCAGCCCGCGAAGTCGGGACGGATGGCCGCGTCATCGGTGTCGATATGACGCCCGAGATGGTCGAGAAGGCTCGCGGAAACATCGAGACGAACGACGCGACGAACGTCGAGTTCCGACTCGGCGAGATAGAACACCTTCCAGTCGCCGACGAGTCTGTGGACGTGATTCTGTCGAATTGCGTTGTCAACCTCTCACCAGACAAACCGCAGGTCTTCGATGAGGCAGCTCGCGTCCTCCGCCCGGGGGGACGCCTGGCCATCTCGGACGTCGTCCAGACGACCGAGTTCCCAGCAACTCTCCAGGCGGATCCAACGTCAGTGGCGGCCTGCGTCGGCGGAGCATCGACCATTCCCGCACTCGAGGCAATGTTGCGTGATGCTGGATTTACGGGCGTTTCCATCGAGCCGAAAGCCGACAGCGACGAGTTCATCCGTGAGTGGGACGACGACCGCGATTTGAGCGACTATCTCATCGCAGCGACGATAACTGGAGAGAAGCCAGCACCGAACTCCGAATCCGCTCTCGGAAGCGAATCGGAGTGA
- a CDS encoding ArsR/SmtB family transcription factor — translation MSGQKSDDQFPGAKDERTADCCRPVEHPLTESAVAADVQTLATLGNDTRYEALRLIAESDDDGICVCELEPTLGVSQGAVSQALSRLFSAGLVERRKEGRWRYYTATPRAQRLLSVLDETRALTDE, via the coding sequence ATGAGTGGGCAAAAGTCAGACGACCAGTTCCCCGGCGCCAAAGACGAGCGAACAGCAGACTGTTGCCGTCCGGTCGAACACCCCTTGACAGAATCGGCGGTGGCTGCAGACGTCCAGACGCTCGCAACCCTCGGAAACGATACTCGGTACGAGGCACTTCGACTCATCGCCGAGTCCGACGATGACGGCATCTGCGTCTGTGAACTAGAGCCAACGCTCGGTGTAAGTCAAGGAGCAGTCAGTCAAGCACTCTCACGGCTCTTCAGCGCCGGCCTGGTCGAACGACGAAAGGAGGGGCGATGGCGGTATTACACCGCAACCCCTCGCGCGCAACGACTCCTGAGCGTACTCGACGAGACGAGGGCACTCACTGATGAGTGA
- a CDS encoding DUF7344 domain-containing protein produces MFEDVNRLEKEKQETYNTLFEVLSHERRRYALYCLETYATPMTLADLADEVARLEHDAETLSEVPAESVKRVYLDLYHSHIPKMEDASLLEYTQEYDAVQLRYDLSALNLRELL; encoded by the coding sequence ATGTTTGAGGATGTCAATCGTTTGGAGAAGGAGAAACAGGAGACGTATAACACCCTGTTTGAGGTATTATCTCATGAACGGCGACGCTACGCTCTCTATTGCCTTGAAACGTATGCGACTCCGATGACGCTCGCAGATTTAGCCGATGAAGTAGCGCGATTAGAACATGATGCCGAAACCCTCAGCGAAGTTCCCGCAGAAAGCGTGAAGAGAGTCTATCTTGACCTCTACCACTCGCATATCCCGAAGATGGAGGACGCAAGTCTTCTCGAATACACACAGGAATACGACGCAGTCCAACTTCGCTATGACCTCTCAGCTCTAAATTTGAGAGAACTCCTTTAG
- a CDS encoding HalOD1 output domain-containing protein, translated as MSVSSFQPTESEDQGLISQIVSGIADAKGVDTCDIEPLHRSIDPEALVDLFSDTVSGEERNDGMAAFTHSDCNIVVCADGSIDVFPTE; from the coding sequence ATGAGCGTAAGTAGCTTCCAACCGACAGAATCCGAAGACCAGGGCCTTATCTCACAAATCGTTAGCGGGATTGCAGACGCGAAAGGCGTCGATACCTGTGACATCGAACCGCTCCACCGCTCTATTGACCCAGAAGCACTCGTGGACCTCTTTTCCGACACCGTTAGTGGAGAAGAACGGAACGACGGCATGGCTGCCTTCACCCATTCTGACTGCAATATCGTCGTCTGTGCCGACGGTAGTATCGACGTTTTTCCGACAGAATGA
- a CDS encoding M14 family zinc carboxypeptidase has translation MKRRTFIKATAGASFGLATLGTASAAPDRDKYRPGGPQRGSPHSINLNAFHTNAELASELAKIEQQSGRVSLREIGRSAGRNDPLWEVKVGDGDTKVHLITQIHGDEPIGTEVALKLIRTLGTSNSQQVEHILENLSFTIIPRVNPDGAMYHYDYDGDGDSEWVGRRQNTQAWDGESRYKPYYHSTDPAGDPGYDMNRDFNIRPPSEFNPRTDDQATWWADEQYMDMPYEGHTLFASGLRLTPEVRAVTESFNEANADYAITHHHKGGDLYPGTGDGNKPPKQTLMSVMAPYGPDYLDRSPFYPDDHTPVSEAVNPFLDYDTSTRSIKLNSLVIDALAERGNSIFDSITRYGYYPLWGSYLDALCPNLANGGDTAAGMLYEVAYQTDHLGQKSIGRMMELTKVGFLESFDALADDPTLGAYSTDSYFETPLYGEEIMR, from the coding sequence ATGAAGCGCAGAACGTTCATCAAGGCGACCGCCGGTGCATCGTTCGGTCTAGCGACGCTTGGAACGGCAAGCGCCGCCCCAGACAGGGACAAGTACCGTCCAGGCGGCCCACAACGTGGCAGTCCCCACTCGATCAATCTCAACGCGTTCCACACCAACGCCGAGCTGGCCAGTGAACTCGCAAAGATTGAACAGCAAAGTGGACGTGTCTCGCTCCGTGAAATCGGCCGCTCTGCTGGACGCAACGACCCACTCTGGGAGGTGAAGGTTGGCGACGGCGATACGAAGGTTCACCTCATCACGCAGATTCACGGTGACGAACCGATCGGGACAGAAGTCGCGCTCAAACTAATCAGGACGCTTGGGACGAGTAACTCCCAACAGGTTGAGCACATCCTCGAGAACCTCTCGTTCACCATCATCCCGCGGGTCAATCCCGACGGTGCGATGTACCACTACGACTACGACGGAGATGGGGACAGCGAGTGGGTCGGCCGCCGCCAGAACACCCAGGCGTGGGACGGTGAGTCGCGGTACAAGCCGTACTACCACTCGACCGATCCGGCCGGCGACCCCGGCTATGACATGAACCGAGACTTCAACATTCGGCCACCCTCGGAGTTCAACCCTCGGACGGACGACCAAGCAACGTGGTGGGCCGACGAACAGTACATGGACATGCCCTACGAGGGCCACACTCTGTTCGCGAGCGGTCTCCGACTCACGCCGGAGGTCCGAGCCGTGACCGAGTCGTTCAACGAAGCCAACGCCGATTATGCAATCACCCATCACCACAAGGGCGGCGACCTCTACCCGGGGACTGGCGACGGGAACAAACCGCCAAAACAGACGCTGATGAGCGTGATGGCGCCGTACGGCCCAGACTACCTCGACCGCTCGCCGTTCTACCCGGACGACCATACGCCCGTTTCGGAGGCCGTCAACCCCTTCCTCGATTACGACACCAGTACGCGCTCGATCAAGCTGAACTCGCTCGTCATCGACGCACTGGCCGAGCGCGGTAACAGCATTTTCGACAGCATCACCCGCTACGGCTACTACCCACTGTGGGGGTCGTATCTCGACGCCCTCTGCCCGAACCTCGCAAATGGTGGCGATACTGCCGCGGGCATGCTCTACGAGGTGGCCTACCAGACCGACCATCTCGGCCAGAAGAGCATCGGCCGGATGATGGAACTCACGAAGGTCGGCTTCCTCGAATCGTTCGACGCACTCGCCGACGACCCCACGCTCGGAGCCTATAGTACTGATTCCTACTTCGAGACGCCCCTCTACGGCGAGGAGATCATGCGGTAA
- a CDS encoding acyl-CoA mutase large subunit family protein codes for MFDADDLEEIREAREEWDEETRGPTVERFGERKEEFTTDTGGQHVEPIYTPNDVADLDYEEDLGFPAEEPYTRGVYSTMYRGRLWTMRQYAGFSTPEETNERYKYLIENGSSGLSMAFDLPTQMGYDSDAGMAAGEVGKSGVAIDSLADMETVFDGIPLDEVSTSMTINAPASVLLAMYIAVGDKQGVDREELRGTIQNDLLKEYIARNTYIYPPEPSMRIITDIFEFCAAETPKFNTISISGYHVREAGATAAQELAFTLGNGIEYVEAALNAGLDVDEFAPQLSFFFNAHNNVLEEVAKFRAARRMWATIMEERFGAENPKSKQLKFHTQTAGSTLTAQQVDNNIVRVAYQALAAVLGGTQSLHTNGKDEALALPTEESVRTALRTQQILAHESGAADTIDPLAGSYYVESLTDGVEEEAFDILDTVDEKDGMLQAVESQWVQRQIQDTAYERQREIEEKERVIVGVNEFEVDEEPEVDIQEVTEEDEQRQIDRLESVKDDRDDEEVEATLSALREAAEGDENVMPYIVDAVKAYATVGEICNVLRDVFGEYHPGGSV; via the coding sequence ATGTTCGACGCGGACGACCTCGAGGAGATACGCGAGGCGCGCGAGGAGTGGGACGAGGAGACGCGCGGGCCCACGGTCGAGCGCTTCGGCGAGCGCAAGGAGGAGTTCACGACCGACACGGGCGGCCAGCACGTCGAGCCAATCTACACCCCCAACGACGTGGCCGACCTCGACTACGAGGAGGACCTGGGCTTCCCCGCCGAAGAGCCCTACACTCGCGGGGTCTACTCCACGATGTACCGCGGGCGACTCTGGACCATGCGCCAGTACGCCGGCTTCAGCACCCCCGAGGAAACCAACGAGCGGTACAAGTACCTCATCGAGAACGGCTCGTCGGGGCTGTCGATGGCGTTCGACCTGCCGACCCAGATGGGCTACGACTCCGACGCCGGGATGGCCGCCGGCGAGGTCGGCAAGTCCGGGGTCGCCATCGACTCGCTGGCCGACATGGAGACGGTCTTCGACGGCATCCCGCTCGACGAGGTTTCGACGTCGATGACCATCAACGCGCCCGCCTCGGTGCTGCTGGCGATGTACATCGCGGTGGGCGACAAACAGGGCGTCGACCGCGAGGAACTGCGCGGCACCATCCAGAACGACCTCCTGAAGGAGTACATCGCGCGCAACACCTACATCTACCCGCCCGAGCCGTCGATGCGCATCATCACCGACATCTTCGAGTTCTGCGCCGCGGAAACCCCGAAGTTCAACACCATCTCCATCTCGGGCTACCACGTCCGAGAGGCGGGCGCGACCGCCGCCCAGGAACTGGCGTTCACGCTGGGCAACGGCATCGAGTACGTTGAAGCCGCCCTCAACGCGGGCCTGGACGTCGACGAATTCGCGCCTCAGCTCTCCTTCTTCTTCAACGCGCACAACAACGTCCTCGAAGAGGTGGCGAAGTTCCGCGCGGCCCGGCGGATGTGGGCGACCATCATGGAGGAGCGCTTCGGCGCCGAGAACCCCAAGTCCAAACAGCTCAAGTTCCACACCCAGACCGCCGGTTCGACGCTCACCGCCCAGCAGGTCGACAACAACATCGTCCGGGTCGCCTACCAGGCGCTCGCGGCGGTGCTCGGGGGCACCCAGAGCCTCCACACCAACGGCAAGGACGAGGCGCTCGCGCTCCCCACCGAGGAGAGCGTGAGGACCGCCCTGCGAACCCAGCAGATTCTGGCCCACGAGTCGGGCGCGGCCGACACCATCGACCCGCTCGCCGGAAGCTACTACGTCGAGAGCCTGACCGACGGCGTCGAGGAGGAGGCGTTCGACATCCTCGACACCGTCGACGAGAAGGACGGGATGCTCCAGGCCGTCGAGAGCCAGTGGGTCCAGCGCCAGATACAGGACACCGCCTACGAACGCCAGCGCGAGATCGAGGAGAAAGAACGCGTCATCGTCGGCGTCAACGAGTTCGAGGTCGACGAGGAACCCGAGGTCGACATCCAGGAGGTCACCGAGGAGGACGAACAGCGCCAGATCGACCGCCTCGAATCGGTGAAGGACGACCGCGACGACGAGGAAGTCGAGGCGACCCTGTCTGCGCTCCGGGAGGCCGCCGAGGGCGACGAGAACGTGATGCCCTACATCGTCGACGCCGTGAAGGCGTACGCGACGGTGGGCGAGATCTGCAACGTCCTCCGGGACGTGTTCGGCGAGTACCACCCCGGCGGGTCGGTCTGA
- a CDS encoding GNAT family N-acetyltransferase, with protein MYVRDAKNREEVWLLDHIEAMGLDETAFRSRDYVVAIDERSNAKAGFGRIRIHKTDEGEFCELTSIGVLDSWRRQGVGAHVVERLVDHAGDKGFEEVYALTSATDYLAQFGFGGVDRSDLPEKLRERLETKRESLDPDAVGMRLDVDEFVMPDRLRERFKGAHPREQDAEPEESAEDFGIDPDSATYKYDTG; from the coding sequence ATGTACGTCCGGGACGCGAAAAACAGAGAGGAGGTCTGGCTGCTCGACCACATCGAGGCGATGGGTCTCGACGAAACCGCGTTCCGCTCCCGGGATTACGTCGTCGCCATCGACGAGCGCTCGAACGCGAAGGCGGGGTTCGGCCGCATCCGCATCCACAAGACCGACGAGGGCGAATTCTGCGAACTCACGAGCATCGGGGTCCTCGATAGCTGGCGGCGCCAGGGCGTCGGCGCCCACGTGGTCGAACGCCTGGTCGACCACGCCGGCGACAAGGGGTTCGAGGAGGTGTACGCGCTGACGAGCGCGACCGACTACCTCGCGCAGTTCGGCTTCGGGGGCGTCGACCGTAGCGACCTCCCGGAGAAACTCCGCGAGCGCCTCGAAACGAAGCGTGAAAGCCTGGACCCCGACGCGGTCGGGATGCGCCTCGACGTCGACGAGTTTGTCATGCCCGACCGCCTCCGAGAGCGATTCAAGGGCGCCCACCCCCGCGAGCAGGACGCCGAACCCGAGGAGAGCGCCGAGGACTTCGGCATCGACCCCGACAGCGCGACCTACAAGTACGATACGGGATAG
- a CDS encoding MGMT family protein, which translates to MDDVAGIFARESPYLERYVQLGIASGRVLSVSFPDAPDEEADAEHELLDRIFDYLGGVEDDFSDVEIALTMPTDQRAVLERVREIPYGEQINVETLARMTSGVDHTDEDDLNMVRTALDENPAPLLIPDHRVRDGPSAAPPTVEQRLRSLEDL; encoded by the coding sequence ATGGACGACGTGGCCGGCATCTTCGCGCGCGAATCGCCGTACCTGGAGCGGTACGTCCAACTCGGCATCGCCAGCGGGCGCGTGCTCAGCGTCTCGTTCCCGGACGCCCCGGACGAGGAGGCCGACGCGGAACACGAACTCCTTGACCGCATCTTCGACTACCTCGGCGGCGTCGAGGACGACTTCTCGGACGTCGAGATCGCGCTGACGATGCCCACCGACCAGCGCGCCGTGCTCGAACGCGTGCGCGAGATTCCCTACGGCGAACAGATCAACGTCGAGACGCTGGCCCGGATGACCAGCGGGGTCGACCACACCGACGAGGACGACCTGAACATGGTTCGCACCGCCCTCGACGAGAACCCCGCGCCGCTGTTGATTCCGGATCACCGCGTGCGCGACGGTCCCAGCGCCGCGCCGCCGACGGTCGAACAGCGGCTTCGCTCGCTGGAAGACCTGTAG
- the trpC gene encoding indole-3-glycerol phosphate synthase, producing the protein MNDTQELAPAVRSILRTAEERGDPDGDPLSVDARSLPAALSSAEADGHVPVVAEVKPTSPTTEGTRDADPVELAEEMVAGGAAALSVLTEPEHFGGSPENLRRIRETVDVPVLRKDFLVNESQLDTVEADVVLLIARFVGDDLPKLLDAAEDRGFQVLVEVHDRDELERAVEAGAELVGVNNRDLGRLEVDLGTFESVAPHAPEDATLIAESGIAAPADARRMREAGADGLLVGSAIMDGDIAANTRRLTGA; encoded by the coding sequence ATGAACGACACTCAGGAGCTCGCACCCGCGGTCAGGTCCATCCTCCGGACCGCCGAGGAGCGCGGCGACCCCGACGGCGACCCGCTGTCGGTCGACGCGCGGTCGCTACCCGCGGCCCTGTCGTCCGCCGAGGCCGACGGTCACGTCCCCGTCGTCGCAGAGGTGAAGCCGACGAGTCCGACTACTGAGGGCACCCGAGACGCCGACCCCGTAGAACTGGCCGAGGAGATGGTCGCGGGCGGCGCGGCCGCGCTCTCGGTGCTGACCGAACCCGAGCACTTCGGCGGGTCGCCCGAGAACCTGCGCCGGATTCGCGAGACCGTCGACGTCCCCGTCCTCCGGAAGGACTTCCTCGTGAACGAGTCCCAACTCGACACCGTCGAAGCCGATGTCGTCCTGCTCATCGCGCGGTTCGTCGGCGACGACCTCCCGAAACTCCTCGACGCCGCCGAGGACCGCGGCTTCCAGGTGCTCGTCGAGGTCCACGACCGTGACGAACTGGAGCGCGCGGTCGAGGCCGGCGCCGAACTCGTCGGCGTGAACAACCGCGACCTCGGGCGACTCGAAGTCGACCTCGGTACCTTCGAATCCGTGGCACCCCACGCGCCCGAAGACGCGACGCTCATCGCCGAGAGCGGTATCGCCGCGCCCGCCGACGCCCGGCGGATGCGCGAGGCGGGCGCCGACGGCCTGCTGGTCGGGAGCGCCATCATGGACGGCGATATCGCGGCGAACACCCGGAGGCTGACGGGCGCATGA
- the trpB gene encoding tryptophan synthase subunit beta — MSRTGDSKFGDYGGQYVPEVLMPAIEELTDAYVRYVLDNEDGFMDEFRERLRDFGGRPTPLQRADALSDRYDREVYLKREDLVHGGAHKLNNALGQVLLAKYMGKERIVAETGAGQHGTATAMACAHLGIDCEIYMGRTDINRQRPNVFRMRIHDAEVNPVDVGSGTLKEAINETMRDWATNVEDTHYVIGSVVGPHPFPKMVRDFQAVISEEAREQIREKAGRLPDSVVACAGGGSNTMGAFHEFVGDEDVSLVAVEAGGSGLTIDEDAGLAPHSASLSSGEEGVLHGARTKLLQNRDGQILESHSVSAGLDYSGVGPELAYLADEGRVTPANVGDDAALEAFHRLSKLEGIIPALESSHALAYLEKVADDGASTGDAPSATSEVAEDLGDLVIVNVSGRGDKDLDTVIEESEKRDIDAAPAMEVFENGQ, encoded by the coding sequence ATGAGCCGAACCGGCGATTCGAAGTTCGGCGACTACGGCGGCCAGTACGTCCCCGAGGTGCTGATGCCCGCCATCGAGGAACTGACCGACGCCTACGTGCGCTACGTCCTCGACAACGAGGACGGCTTCATGGACGAGTTCCGCGAGCGCCTGCGGGACTTCGGCGGGCGACCGACGCCGCTCCAGCGCGCCGACGCACTGAGCGACCGCTACGACCGCGAGGTCTACCTCAAGCGCGAGGACCTGGTCCACGGCGGCGCGCACAAACTGAACAACGCCCTCGGGCAGGTTCTGCTGGCGAAGTACATGGGCAAAGAGCGAATCGTCGCCGAAACCGGCGCCGGCCAGCACGGCACCGCCACCGCGATGGCCTGCGCCCACCTCGGCATCGACTGCGAGATATACATGGGTCGGACCGACATCAACCGCCAGCGCCCCAACGTCTTCCGGATGCGCATCCACGACGCCGAGGTGAATCCGGTGGACGTCGGCTCCGGGACGCTCAAGGAGGCCATCAACGAGACGATGCGCGACTGGGCGACCAACGTCGAGGACACCCACTACGTCATCGGCTCCGTGGTCGGCCCGCATCCGTTCCCGAAGATGGTCCGGGACTTCCAGGCGGTCATCTCCGAGGAGGCGCGCGAGCAGATTCGCGAGAAGGCGGGGCGCCTGCCCGACAGCGTGGTCGCCTGCGCGGGCGGCGGGTCGAACACGATGGGCGCGTTCCACGAGTTCGTCGGCGACGAGGACGTCTCGCTGGTCGCGGTGGAGGCCGGCGGGTCGGGTCTCACCATCGACGAGGACGCGGGACTGGCGCCCCACTCGGCCTCGCTGTCGTCGGGTGAGGAGGGCGTCCTCCACGGCGCGCGCACCAAACTCCTCCAGAACCGGGACGGCCAGATCCTCGAATCCCACAGCGTGAGCGCGGGGCTGGACTACTCGGGCGTCGGCCCCGAACTCGCCTACCTCGCCGACGAGGGCCGGGTGACGCCCGCGAACGTCGGCGACGACGCCGCGCTCGAAGCGTTCCACCGACTCTCCAAGCTGGAGGGTATCATCCCCGCGCTGGAGTCGAGCCACGCGCTCGCGTACCTCGAAAAGGTAGCGGACGACGGCGCGTCGACCGGCGACGCGCCGTCGGCCACATCCGAGGTCGCCGAGGACCTCGGCGACCTCGTGATCGTCAACGTCTCCGGCCGGGGCGACAAGGACCTCGACACGGTCATCGAGGAGAGCGAGAAGCGCGACATCGACGCCGCGCCCGCGATGGAGGTGTTCGAGAATGGGCAGTGA